From a single Chloroflexota bacterium genomic region:
- a CDS encoding DUF433 domain-containing protein codes for MSAIVSARAIPSEQRTEHPQITRIQGVQGGIPIVRGTRIPVRLIAQMYRAGDSVDDILKTYPHLGATSVHDAISYYLDHRAEIEQEIIEHRVENILAQNAARADERGSIIFNQAPKDA; via the coding sequence ATGTCTGCGATTGTTTCTGCACGCGCGATTCCAAGCGAACAACGAACTGAACATCCCCAGATCACGCGGATCCAAGGTGTTCAAGGTGGCATTCCGATCGTGCGCGGGACACGCATCCCGGTGCGTCTCATCGCGCAAATGTACCGCGCCGGTGACTCCGTTGACGATATTCTCAAGACCTATCCTCATCTTGGCGCGACATCGGTTCACGACGCGATTAGTTATTATCTCGACCATCGCGCGGAAATCGAGCAGGAAATCATTGAGCACCGCGTTGAAAATATTCTAGCGCAGAACGCTGCGCGCGCGGATGAGCGCGGCTCTATCATTTTTAATCAAGCGCCGAAAGATGCCTGA
- a CDS encoding tetratricopeptide repeat protein — MKIENILTQLETAQLVRRFSEEEATYIFMNALTQDAAYAAILKKTRRDIHLQVAQTLELRYAERLDEFAALLAQHYAAAEHDAKTLEYAARAGDWAARVYANAEAVAHFTRAIEIARASADNMRIRYLYSRRGRELELASQFPAALANYAEMEELARTRGDRTLVLSALVAQCQIRCTANSEFNPSLGEPLAEKALLLARETTDRAAESKILWILVNLYRFTNRWVHACEAGEASLAIARELNLVEQTAFTLNDLSHAYGFSGNFNRARELIQEATLRWREQGNLPMLADSLATTSLYDTFNGEWDEALALSDEASRISQDIGNLWGQTYSLSMVGAVYWARGESTRAIDVMEETLRLSAQSGYSLPQLITRADLGIALASLGAFERGLEHARGALEFADAHYAGVRPYAQSTLVQIFLWMKDLAQAAATFDLFPSNADHISPLFSFYGLLANVRLTFAQGEYAATLDASVRLLRQLEESSLRASIPESLFYKGLAEHALGRPEQARASLLRARDGAVALQARWLLWQIFGALGEIELAIGETSRAQSFFAESRKLVVDIAERAPAELRASFLNLPSVRKLEVRHVAK; from the coding sequence ATGAAAATTGAAAACATCCTCACGCAACTCGAAACCGCGCAACTTGTGCGACGCTTTAGCGAAGAGGAAGCGACGTACATCTTCATGAACGCGTTGACCCAGGACGCGGCATACGCAGCGATTTTGAAAAAAACGCGGCGCGATATCCACTTGCAGGTCGCGCAGACACTTGAGCTACGATACGCGGAGCGCCTGGACGAATTCGCGGCGTTGCTCGCGCAACATTATGCCGCCGCCGAGCATGACGCGAAAACGCTCGAGTACGCGGCGCGTGCGGGAGATTGGGCGGCGCGCGTTTACGCCAACGCCGAAGCCGTCGCGCATTTCACGCGCGCCATTGAGATTGCGCGTGCGAGTGCGGATAATATGCGGATTCGATATTTGTATTCGCGGCGCGGGCGCGAATTGGAATTGGCTTCGCAGTTTCCTGCCGCGCTTGCCAATTACGCGGAGATGGAAGAACTTGCACGCACGCGCGGCGACCGCACGTTGGTACTCAGCGCGCTCGTCGCCCAGTGCCAAATTCGCTGCACCGCCAATTCGGAATTCAATCCATCCCTCGGCGAACCGTTGGCGGAAAAGGCGTTGCTCCTCGCGCGCGAAACCACCGACCGCGCGGCAGAATCGAAAATCCTGTGGATTCTCGTCAATCTCTATCGTTTTACCAATCGCTGGGTACATGCGTGCGAGGCGGGCGAAGCATCGCTTGCAATTGCGCGCGAACTGAATCTTGTCGAGCAAACCGCGTTCACGCTGAATGATCTGTCGCACGCGTACGGTTTCAGCGGAAATTTCAATCGCGCGCGGGAACTGATTCAAGAAGCCACGCTGCGTTGGCGTGAGCAGGGAAATTTGCCGATGCTGGCGGACAGTCTGGCAACGACGAGTCTCTACGATACGTTTAATGGCGAATGGGATGAAGCGCTCGCTCTTTCGGACGAGGCGTCTCGGATCAGCCAAGACATCGGGAATTTGTGGGGGCAAACATACAGTCTTTCGATGGTCGGCGCCGTATATTGGGCGCGTGGCGAGAGCACGCGCGCGATTGACGTAATGGAAGAGACGCTGCGCTTGAGCGCACAATCAGGGTATTCGTTGCCGCAATTGATAACCCGCGCCGACCTGGGAATTGCGCTTGCCAGTCTGGGCGCGTTCGAGCGCGGGCTAGAGCACGCGCGCGGCGCGCTTGAATTTGCCGACGCGCATTATGCCGGAGTGCGTCCGTACGCGCAAAGCACACTCGTTCAAATTTTTCTCTGGATGAAGGATCTCGCGCAAGCCGCCGCGACATTCGATTTGTTTCCGAGCAATGCGGACCATATCAGCCCGCTCTTTTCATTCTATGGATTGCTTGCCAATGTGCGCTTGACCTTCGCGCAAGGTGAGTACGCCGCCACGCTCGACGCCTCGGTGCGATTGTTGCGACAATTGGAAGAATCTAGTCTGCGGGCTTCAATCCCTGAAAGTTTATTTTACAAAGGATTAGCGGAACACGCGCTCGGTCGCCCCGAACAAGCGCGTGCGAGTTTGTTACGAGCGCGCGATGGCGCGGTGGCATTGCAGGCGCGCTGGCTACTGTGGCAAATTTTCGGCGCGCTCGGCGAAATCGAATTGGCTATCGGCGAAACAAGCCGCGCGCAAAGTTTTTTTGCGGAATCGCGCAAACTGGTTGTGGACATTGCGGAACGCGCGCCAGCAGAATTGCGCGCTTCGTTCTTGAATTTACCATCCGTCAGAAAATTGGAGGTTCGCCATGTGGCAAAATGA
- a CDS encoding SRPBCC family protein, with protein sequence MWQNEVSIGIAAPIDQVYRYLADFTRHNEWSMSVATIEQTTPGQIGVGAKFKASEILPTKIVSFARITALDAPHRVGWESTDYRVFRTNWEFRMSAPAGGTHLVQHVTFHPLGLLGQILLLIRKRQVPAENLKSLNRIKKILEQ encoded by the coding sequence ATGTGGCAAAATGAGGTTAGCATTGGCATCGCCGCACCGATAGACCAAGTGTATCGCTATCTGGCAGATTTCACGCGGCATAACGAATGGTCAATGAGCGTCGCCACGATTGAACAAACAACCCCTGGGCAGATCGGCGTTGGCGCCAAATTCAAGGCGAGCGAGATATTGCCGACGAAAATCGTGAGTTTCGCGCGCATCACTGCACTGGATGCGCCGCACCGCGTCGGCTGGGAGTCCACCGACTATCGCGTCTTTCGGACGAACTGGGAATTTCGGATGAGCGCACCAGCAGGTGGAACCCATCTCGTTCAGCATGTAACCTTTCATCCGCTTGGTCTCCTGGGACAGATTCTTTTGCTGATCCGTAAACGCCAGGTGCCGGCTGAGAATTTGAAAAGTCTAAATCGCATCAAAAAAATTCTGGAACAATGA